The Cupriavidus necator DNA window GGTGATCGACAACCGTCCGGGCGCGGGCGGCAATATCGGCGCCTCGCTGGCGGCCAAGGCGCCTGGCGATGGCTACACGCTGTTCATGGGCACCATCGGCACGCACGCGATCAACCAGTCGCTGTACTCCAAGCTGCCGTATGACCCGGTCAAGGACTTCGCACCGATCACGCGCGTGGCCATGGTGCCGAACCTGGTGGTGGTGAATCCCAAGGTGCCGGTCAACAACGTCAAGGAACTGATCACCTACGTCAAGGCCAACCCGGACAAGCTGTCGTACGGCTCGTCGGGCAGCGGTTCGTCGATGCACCTGTCGGGCGAGCTGTTCAACTCCATGACCGGCCTGCATATCCAGCACATCCCGTACAAGGGCAGCGCCCCGGCCGTGAACGACCTGCTGGGCAACCAGATCGGCCTGATGTTCGACAACATGCCGTCGTCGTACCCGCACGTGAAGGCCGGCAAGTTGCGCGCCATCGCCGTGACTTCGGCCAAGCGCTCGCCGGCGCTGCCCAACGTGCCGACCGTGGCCGAATCGGGCGTGCCGGGCTATGAGGCCACCTCGTGGTTTGCGCTGTACGCCACCGGCGGCACGCCGCAGCCCATCGTCGACCGCCTCAACGCCGAAGTGGTGAAGATCCTGGCCATGCCGGAAGTGAAGAAGCAGATGGCCGACCAGGGTGCCGAACCCAACCCGGAAAAGCCGGCCCAGCTGGCCGCGTTCATGAAGTCGGAGACGGCCAAGTGGGCGAAGGTGGTGAAGGCTTCGGGCGCTACGGTGGATTGATTCACATACAGGCTGCGCCAAAGAAAAGCCGGTCCCTGTCGGGGACCGGCTTTTTGTTTATGCGTGGGCGGGGACGGCTGCCACTCAATCGCTGCCAAGCTACAGCTTGTTTTTCTGCCGCTTTTCGATCGCAGATTTGAGCAGCGCCGCACTGCGATAGATGCCGTGTGCGAACTTGCCATACGGCAGCGTCGCAAACAACGCCATCACCACGCCAAGGTGGACCGCCAGCAGCAGCGGCATCGCCGCCGTGCCGCGCCCGGCCAGCAACCCCAGTCCGGTGGCGCTGGTCAGCAGCAGCAGCGCGATGAAGCCGCGGTCCATCGGGCGCTGCCGGGCATCCCCATGCATCGGGTGCCGGCGCAGGTTCAGCCACAGCAAGCCGGCCGGGCCCACCAGCAGGCCCACGCCGCCGGCGGTGCCCAGCAGCACCGGCAGGCTCGTGACCGGATAGGGCGCATGCCAGCCCAGCAGATAGTGGTAGCCGGTCGCCACCGCTGTCGACGCAAAGCACAGCATGAAACCGTAGAACGTGAAATGGTGGAAGCGCCGCCGCGCCAGTGTGAAGCGGTCGCTGGCCTCGTTGCAGCCATCGCCGTGGCCGCCATCGAGGTAGGTCAGTGCCAGCACGTTCCGGGCCGCCTCTGCCACGGCCGGTGCCGACGCTGTGCCGGCAGAGACATCACGCCAGAAGCGGCGCACGCCCAGGCCAAGCGCAAGCACGGCAAAGCCGAACACACTGCCGAACAATGCCGCCAGCGTGTTGTGCGGGAATACCGCGTAGAAATTGCCGCCCTCATGCGTCTGCCACAGCGCGCCGCCCAGCGTGGCGGCGAGTACCAGGAACAACGCCAGCCCGAAGGCCAGCGCCACCGACACCGTCAGCCCGTTGCGCTGGTACAGCTTGCCCAGCGGCGCGGGCCATGCATATTCGCTATAGGTTTCCAGCCGCACCTTTGCCATGGCCTGCGGCACATTGACGCCGAAATCATGCGGCGGCGCGTACTGGCAGGCGTGGTAGCAGGCGCCGCAGTTGTGGCACAGGTTGGCCAGGTAGTTGACGTCGGCCTTGCCGAACTCCAGCCGGCGGGTCATGGCCGGGAACACCGCGCAGAAGCCTTCGCAGTAGCGGCAGGCATTGCAGATCTGCATCTGCCGGGCAACTTCGGCCTCATTGTCGGTCAGCGGCAGCACGCGGATGACGCGGGACTGCGGCGCCGGGGCGGCAGCGTCCTGCCCGGCCAGTTGCGCGGCCTCGCGCGTCAGGGCTTCAAGCTTCTGCATGGATGGCTCCCGTGTTGATGCCCGCCGCCAATGCAGCCTGCGTGCCCGCGATGCGCCCGAAGGCCGTGCCGATCGACATGCCGACACCGGCCGTGTATCCCTTGCCGAGCACGTTGCCGGCCATCATTTCTCCTGCCACGAACAGATTCCCGCTTGGCTTGCCGCCAAAGTGCATCTGGGCGCGGTCGTTGACCTTGAGCCCCAGGTAAGTGAAGGTGATGCCCGGCCGCAGCGCGTAGCCATAGAACGGCGCCTGGTCGAGCGGCCTGGCCCAATGCGTCTTGGCTGGTGCCAGGCCTTCGGTGTGGCAGTCGTCCAGCGCGGTATGGTCGAAGCTGCCGACGCGGCACGCCGCGTTGTAGTCCTGCACCGTGCGCACGAACTGCGCTTCCGGCAGCCCGAGCTTGCGCGCGAGCTCAGGCAGCGTGTCGGCCTTCTCGCCGGGAAACACCGGCGGCATGAAGCGGCCGATGGCCTTGCTGTCGATGATCGAATAGCCGATCTGCCCGGGCTGCTGCGCCACCAGCCGGCCCCAGATGGCGTAGCGCTTGGGCCAGAAGTCCTCGCCCTCGTCGTAGAAGCGCACGGCGTCGCGATTGACCACGACGCCCAGCGACACGCAATCGATGCGCGTGCAGATGCCGCCGTCGTACAGCGGCGCGCGCGCGTCGATGGCGACACAGTGCGATTGCGACGGGTCGCCGATGGCATCGGCGCCCGCGTCGATCATGTAACGCAGCAGCACGCCCTGGTTGAAGCGCGTGCCGCGGATCAGGAAGTTGTCGGCGGGCCATTCTCCACGTTCATTCCGGCCCCAGGCTTCGCGCAGCCATTCGCGGTTGGATTCGAAGCCGCCCGCGGCCAGCACGCAGGCGCGCGCGGTGAAGCGCTGGCTGCCGCTGC harbors:
- a CDS encoding Bug family tripartite tricarboxylate transporter substrate binding protein, which codes for MRQDSQTSTTRRRLLAAGVALATTIAGFAGAAHAQGGYPTKPITMIVPFSAGGTTDILARIVGLQLGKALGQPVVIDNRPGAGGNIGASLAAKAPGDGYTLFMGTIGTHAINQSLYSKLPYDPVKDFAPITRVAMVPNLVVVNPKVPVNNVKELITYVKANPDKLSYGSSGSGSSMHLSGELFNSMTGLHIQHIPYKGSAPAVNDLLGNQIGLMFDNMPSSYPHVKAGKLRAIAVTSAKRSPALPNVPTVAESGVPGYEATSWFALYATGGTPQPIVDRLNAEVVKILAMPEVKKQMADQGAEPNPEKPAQLAAFMKSETAKWAKVVKASGATVD
- the tcuB gene encoding tricarballylate utilization 4Fe-4S protein TcuB, yielding MQKLEALTREAAQLAGQDAAAPAPQSRVIRVLPLTDNEAEVARQMQICNACRYCEGFCAVFPAMTRRLEFGKADVNYLANLCHNCGACYHACQYAPPHDFGVNVPQAMAKVRLETYSEYAWPAPLGKLYQRNGLTVSVALAFGLALFLVLAATLGGALWQTHEGGNFYAVFPHNTLAALFGSVFGFAVLALGLGVRRFWRDVSAGTASAPAVAEAARNVLALTYLDGGHGDGCNEASDRFTLARRRFHHFTFYGFMLCFASTAVATGYHYLLGWHAPYPVTSLPVLLGTAGGVGLLVGPAGLLWLNLRRHPMHGDARQRPMDRGFIALLLLTSATGLGLLAGRGTAAMPLLLAVHLGVVMALFATLPYGKFAHGIYRSAALLKSAIEKRQKNKL
- the tcuA gene encoding FAD-dependent tricarballylate dehydrogenase TcuA, which gives rise to MVDVLVIGGGNAALCAALMAREAGASVLLLESAPRAWRGGNSQHTRNLRCMHDAPQDVLVDAYPEEEYWQDLLKVTGGITDEHLARLVIRASSTCRPWMRRHGVRFQPPLSGALHVARTNAFFMGGGKALVNAYYRSAEAMGVQVRYETPVDAIELDGDRFVAARSGSQRFTARACVLAAGGFESNREWLREAWGRNERGEWPADNFLIRGTRFNQGVLLRYMIDAGADAIGDPSQSHCVAIDARAPLYDGGICTRIDCVSLGVVVNRDAVRFYDEGEDFWPKRYAIWGRLVAQQPGQIGYSIIDSKAIGRFMPPVFPGEKADTLPELARKLGLPEAQFVRTVQDYNAACRVGSFDHTALDDCHTEGLAPAKTHWARPLDQAPFYGYALRPGITFTYLGLKVNDRAQMHFGGKPSGNLFVAGEMMAGNVLGKGYTAGVGMSIGTAFGRIAGTQAALAAGINTGAIHAEA